Proteins encoded together in one Monomorium pharaonis isolate MP-MQ-018 chromosome 8, ASM1337386v2, whole genome shotgun sequence window:
- the LOC105832947 gene encoding uncharacterized protein LOC105832947, which produces MCYVIRILKIVAVVYRDEKEKEPMTEGGFGHAAILRGAVGGFRAAATTPPISLLPPFFPVCLRTRSRRVACVRACITLCDVVLAIALYNTVPYRVITYHGNGMPSKKKKYNARFPAGRIKKIMQTDEEVGKVAQAVPIIISRTLELFVHSLLTKTMQITSAKNAKTLSPSHMKQCILSESRFDFLKDLVKSLPDVSGPDDEISMSPETPAPLQTNAPSTVTSCSTTTHPDPLEYQKHLGLPVSTETNANNSSTRDNGSSVVSNLNLTNQKAAMTVTGHLQVPEFHTSIPTAFQISRPNFYTELNPSVSDQPTSNFARTANIDEDYDT; this is translated from the exons ATGTGCTACGTAAtacgaattttaaaaatagtggCGGTAGTGTACAgggatgaaaaagaaaaagaaccgATGACAGAGGGAGGCTTCGGTCATGCGGCTATTCTTCGAGGGGCGGTGGGAGGTTTCCGCGCCGCGGCCACCACCCCTCCCATCTCCTTACTTCCCCCCTTCTTCCCCGTTTGTTTACGCACGCGATCGCGTCGTgtcgcgtgcgtgcgtgcgtgtattACACTCTGCGACGTCGTGCTCGCGATCGCACTGTACAATACCGTGCCGTATCGTGTTATAACTTATCACGGCAACGGTATGCccagcaaaaagaaaaagtacaaCGCTCGTTTTCCAGCG GGTCGTATCAAGAAGATTATGCAGACGGACGAAGAGGTCGGAAAGGTCGCCCAAGCGGTGCCAATTATAATCT CTAGGACCCTAGAACTGTTCGTACACTCTTTGTTAACTAAAACCATGCAAATTACGAGTGCCAAAAATGCCAAGACTCTAAGTCCATCTCATAT GAAACAATGTATCCTGTCAGAGAGCCGATTTGATTTTCTAAAGGATCTAGTGAAATCTCTACCTGATGTGTCGGGACCCGACGACGAGATATCTATGTCACCGGAAACTCCTGCTCCATTGCAAACTAATGCACCAAGCACAGTTACTTCATGTTCAACAACGACGCATCCCGATCCATTAGA GTATCAAAAACACTTGGGACTGCCAGTCAGCACTGAAACAAATGCAAATAACAGTAGTACAAGAGACAACGGATCAAGTGTGGTTTCGAATTTGAACCTCACAAATCAAAAGGCCGCGATGACAGTGACAGGACATTTGCAGGTTCCGGAATTCCACACGTCTATACCCACGGCCTTCCAGATTAGTCGAccaaatttttatacagagCTTAACCCGAGTGTGAGCGATCAGCCGACGTCAAATTTTGCTCGCACTGCTAATATCGATGAGGATTATGACACATAG
- the LOC105832946 gene encoding DNA polymerase eta isoform X1 yields the protein MANPGNRIVVLIDMDCFFCQVETKLQPHHQGKPLAVVQYNQWEMGGIIAVNYEARSFGVTRHMRGKEAKEKCPDIVLVSVPCLRGKADISRYRKAGREVIEVIKKHCNVIERASVDEAYLDITDIVDKRLATSKISPRELILSLANTYIVGYSEVNKNDEEKRRQGLQTWILDSFKELHDIQAQRLAVAGVIIEEIRDSIYRETKFRCSAGIAQNKANTLFTFSVFCYALYFNNLYIKLNALINLQILAKLACGLHKPNCQTILPEAAVPTLYSTLPVKKVRNLGGKFGDIVVESLGCNVMGDLLQYSLEQLQKHFDEKTGFWLYNIARGIDDEPVTNRLLPKSIGACKKFPGKQAITSLEVLKHWAGDLAKEVCERLEEDFAENQRRATLLVISYHYYQNRSTISQTRSFALNSYKSEKMASQCVDAITKSTQYPVAFMGISVTKFVPSKESGNFLKFFQSAKPKNEEIVTSDSFGDAINFNSSNSEMSEDSSCIVNSKEVSVLKTEREKLQKIEESSKKFNKKSVAKNNKSTMKGSKRIVNDLNASAEDSPISKRVSKLIQVCNERDKNKTKNKRLSGMVINNNDFQDSFFMNIYKTGEKKCYDKMDGSADIVQESQKCRKQLIADEKNVDDENIDNYNIDLIQENSCEMPSTSHVHTCVNSNSGELTEENNERNSVQKSSVQLQEIFPDLNNIDRDILSLLPTDLQEEAKLYMKSRHSKQEKIKIAQELSKTGRGRPSKAKIADKSGKRRNPLYNFLIKTNPDEHDVPLERCAECGQMIPVTKFSEHVDFHVAQNLYHEINKPISSKNGGTKRKCEDEVV from the exons ATGGCAAATCCGGGTAATAGGATCGTTGTCCTGATCGACATGGATTGCTTCTTCTGTCAGGTTGAGACCAAGTTACAACCGCACCATCAAGGAAAACCTCTCGCTGTCGTCCAATATAATCAGTGGGAAATGGGCGG GATAATAGCTGTTAATTATGAAGCAAGAAGTTTTGGAGTAACTAGGCATATGAGAGGGAAAGAAGCTAAAGAGAAGTGTCCGGATATAGTTTTAGTCAGCGTTCCCTGCCTTCGTGGAAAAGCAGATATATCCAG ATATAGAAAAGCTGGCCGTGAGGTCATcgaagttataaaaaaacattgtaatgTAATAGAGCGTGCTAGTGTCGACGAGGCATACCTTGACATTACAGATATTGTTGATAAGAGATTAGCCACATCTAAAATTTCTCCAAGAGAATTAATATTGTCTCTGGCAAATACATATATCGTGGGATATTcagaagttaataaaaatgacgaaG AGAAAAGACGTCAAGGTCTACAAACTTGGATATTAGATTCCTTTAAAGAATTACACGACATTCAAGCTCAGAGACTCGCTGTAGCTGGCGTaattattgaagaaataaGAGATAGTATATATAGAGAAACCAAATTCAGATGTTCTGCTGGAATTGCACAGAACAAGGCTAATactctttttacattttctgtattttgctatgcattatatttcaataatttatatattaaattgaatgcTTTGATCAATTTACAGATATTGGCAAAACTGGCATGTGGATTGCATAAACCAAATTGCCAAACGATTTTACCCGAAGCAGCTGTTCCAACCCTTTATTCGACACTTCCAGTGAAAAAAGTCCGAAATCTCGGTGGAAAGTTTGGTGATATCGTGGTTGAATCCCTCGGATGTAACGTTATGGGAGATCTATTGCAATACTCCTTAGAACAATTGCAAAAGCACTTTGATGAAAAAACAGG attttggCTGTACAATATTGCTCGAGGTATAGACGATGAGCCTGTCACTAACAGATTGTTGCCAAAGTCCATTGGAGCATGTAAAAAGTTTCCTGGGAAGCAAGCCATTACTTCGTTGGAAgtg CTAAAGCATTGGGCCGGAGATCTAGCAAAGGAAGTCTGCGAACGGCTTGAAGAAGATTTTGCAGAGAATCAGCGACGCGCGACGTTACTCGTGATCTCTTATCACTACTATCAGAATAGAAGTACTATATCTCAAACGCGTTCGTTTGCTTTGAATTCATATAAATCAGAAAAAATGGCGAGTCAATGCGTGGACGCTATCACCAAATCTACACAGTACCCGGTAGCATTCATGGGCATCTCTGTCACTAAATTTGTACCATCAAAAGAGAGTGGtaactttttgaaattttttcaaagcgCTAAACCGAAAAACGAAGAGATTGTTACTTCAGATTCATTTGGagatgcaataaattttaattcatctaATTCAGAAATGAGTGAAGATTCGTCTTGCATTGTCAATAGTAAAGAAGTTTCTGTATTGAAAACTGAAAGAGAAAAGCTTCAAAAAATCGAAGAatcttctaaaaaatttaacaaaaaatcagtcgcaaagaataataaaagcaCAATGAAAGGAAGTAAGAGAATCGTTAATGACTTAAATGCGAGTGCAGAGGATTCACCTATATCAAAAAGGGTTTCTAAGCTGATCCAAGTGTGCAATGAGCGTGACAAGAACAAGACAAAGAACAAACGTTTATCGGGTatggtaataaataataatgatttccAAGATTCATTCTTTATGAACATATACAAGACTGGAGAGAAGAAATGTTACGATAAAATGGATGGAAGCGCTGATATTGTGCAAGAATCACAGAAATGTAGGAAACAATTGATTGCAGATGAAAAAAACGTTGACGATGAGAACATcgataattacaatatagaTTTAATACAAGAAAATTCTTGTGAAATGCCTTCTACGAGCCACGTGCATACTTGTGTGAATAGCAATAGCGGAGAACTTACCGAGGAGAATAACGAAAGAAATTCCGTGCAAAAATCTTCTGTgcaattacaagaaatatttccaGATTTGAACAATATAGATCGAGACATCCTGTCCCTATTGCCGACCGATTTACAAGAGGAAGCAAAACTGTACATGAAATCGCGACATAGCAAACAGGAGAAGATCAAGATCGCTCAGGAATTGTCAAAGACGGGAAGAGGAAGACCTAGCAAGGCTAAGATCGCAGACAAGAGTGGCAAAAGGCGTAATCCCttgtataatttcttaatcaaAACCAATCCGGACGAACACGATGTACCTTTGGAGCGATGTGCCGAATGCGGTCAAATGATACCTGTGACAAAATTCAGTGAACACGTGGACTTTCACGTGGCGCAAAACCTATACCATGAGATTAACAAGCCTATATCAAGCAAGAACGGAGGAACAAAAAGGAAATGTGAGGACGAAGTTGTCTAA
- the LOC105832948 gene encoding lipase 3 — protein sequence MIAHRCFVSLLCYGFIIQINGLFRTRGLFPPRTDPNLLVEDRVRQSGYPFELHHVTTDDGYILAVHRIPNYSNKPVENHRVVLIMHGLLGCSMDWLITGRNRSIAYLLADEGYDVWLGNNRGTTNSKNHTTLSIQSAQFWDFSWHELGTHDLPAMIDYILAQTGQQQLFYIGFSQGTTQFWVLTSLKPEYNKKIKLMSALAPVAFTGHIGGLLRPLSFFANIFKVFYKFSGYFEVLANSELEKFITRNLCHEEIFTQPFCALIVSMVGGFSTNETDYMHLADYLQFAPAGCSYKQLVHYAMGIQNPGHFRPYDYGMLRNLIIYKRFVPPEYPIQKITAPVILYHGLNDVLAAPDDVKILNGKLPNILEDHMVTLKRLNHFDFVYGLHIRDLVYNHLIERMNSIP from the exons ATGATTGCGCACCGGTGTTTTGTCTCACTGCTATGTTATGGATTCATCATTCAAATAAACGGCTTATTTCGTACACGCGGGCTGTTCCCTCCGCGTACCGATCCTAATCTACTGGTC GAAGATAGAGTAAGACAGAGCGGCTACCCTTTTGAGCTTCATCATGTAACAACTGATGACGGTTATATATTGGCCGTTCATCGAATACCTAATTATTCGAATAAACCTGTTGAGAATCATCGAGTAGTGTTAATCATGCACGGATTATTGGGATGTTCGATGGATTGGCTGATAACTGGTCGGAATCGATCAATCG CTTATCTCCTGGCTGATGAGGGTTATGACGTGTGGCTTGGCAATAACCGTGGGACCACGAACTCGAAGAACCACACGACCCTTTCCATACAAAGCGCTCAATTCTGGGACTTTAG CTGGCACGAGCTGGGTACGCACGATTTACCCGCTATGATAGACTACATATTGGCTCAAACCGGCCAACAGCAGCTGTTCTACATAGGCTTCTCTCAAGGAACAACGCAATTTTGGGTTCTTACATCTCTTAAACCAgaatacaacaaaaaaatcaagCTTATGTCTGCTTTAGCCCCCGTGGCTTTCACCGGACATATTGGCGGACTGCTGAGACCTCTGAGTTTCTTCGCGAACATTTTTAAG GTATTTTACAAGTTCTCCGGATATTTTGAAGTATTAGCAAATTCGGAACTAGAAAAATTCATAACGCGTAACCTTTGTCATGAAGAAATTTTCACTCAACCCTTTTGCGCGTTGATCGTGTCCATGGTTGGAGGCTTCAGCACCAATGAGACAGATTAC atgCACTTGGCGGATTATCTGCAATTTGCGCCGGCGGGGTGCTCGTACAAACAATTGGTTCATTACGCGATGGGTATTCAGAATCCAG GACATTTTCGGCCTTACGATTACGGGATGCTGAGAAATCTCATAATTTACAAGCGATTTGTACCGCCAGAGTATCCCATACAAAAGATTACGGCACCGGTGATTTTGTATCATGGTTTGAACGACGTCTTAGCCGCTCcagat gacGTTAAGATATTGAATGGAAAATTGCCGAATATTTTGGAGGATCATATGGTGACGCTAAAGAGATTGAATCACTTTGATTTCGTATACGGTTTGCACATACGAGATCTTGTGTACAATCATCTGATTGAAAGAATGAATTCCATACCGTAA
- the LOC105832946 gene encoding DNA polymerase eta isoform X2 has protein sequence MANPGNRIVVLIDMDCFFCQVETKLQPHHQGKPLAVVQYNQWEMGGIIAVNYEARSFGVTRHMRGKEAKEKCPDIVLVSVPCLRGKADISRYRKAGREVIEVIKKHCNVIERASVDEAYLDITDIVDKRLATSKISPRELILSLANTYIVGYSEVNKNDEEKRRQGLQTWILDSFKELHDIQAQRLAVAGVIIEEIRDSIYRETKFRCSAGIAQNKILAKLACGLHKPNCQTILPEAAVPTLYSTLPVKKVRNLGGKFGDIVVESLGCNVMGDLLQYSLEQLQKHFDEKTGFWLYNIARGIDDEPVTNRLLPKSIGACKKFPGKQAITSLEVLKHWAGDLAKEVCERLEEDFAENQRRATLLVISYHYYQNRSTISQTRSFALNSYKSEKMASQCVDAITKSTQYPVAFMGISVTKFVPSKESGNFLKFFQSAKPKNEEIVTSDSFGDAINFNSSNSEMSEDSSCIVNSKEVSVLKTEREKLQKIEESSKKFNKKSVAKNNKSTMKGSKRIVNDLNASAEDSPISKRVSKLIQVCNERDKNKTKNKRLSGMVINNNDFQDSFFMNIYKTGEKKCYDKMDGSADIVQESQKCRKQLIADEKNVDDENIDNYNIDLIQENSCEMPSTSHVHTCVNSNSGELTEENNERNSVQKSSVQLQEIFPDLNNIDRDILSLLPTDLQEEAKLYMKSRHSKQEKIKIAQELSKTGRGRPSKAKIADKSGKRRNPLYNFLIKTNPDEHDVPLERCAECGQMIPVTKFSEHVDFHVAQNLYHEINKPISSKNGGTKRKCEDEVV, from the exons ATGGCAAATCCGGGTAATAGGATCGTTGTCCTGATCGACATGGATTGCTTCTTCTGTCAGGTTGAGACCAAGTTACAACCGCACCATCAAGGAAAACCTCTCGCTGTCGTCCAATATAATCAGTGGGAAATGGGCGG GATAATAGCTGTTAATTATGAAGCAAGAAGTTTTGGAGTAACTAGGCATATGAGAGGGAAAGAAGCTAAAGAGAAGTGTCCGGATATAGTTTTAGTCAGCGTTCCCTGCCTTCGTGGAAAAGCAGATATATCCAG ATATAGAAAAGCTGGCCGTGAGGTCATcgaagttataaaaaaacattgtaatgTAATAGAGCGTGCTAGTGTCGACGAGGCATACCTTGACATTACAGATATTGTTGATAAGAGATTAGCCACATCTAAAATTTCTCCAAGAGAATTAATATTGTCTCTGGCAAATACATATATCGTGGGATATTcagaagttaataaaaatgacgaaG AGAAAAGACGTCAAGGTCTACAAACTTGGATATTAGATTCCTTTAAAGAATTACACGACATTCAAGCTCAGAGACTCGCTGTAGCTGGCGTaattattgaagaaataaGAGATAGTATATATAGAGAAACCAAATTCAGATGTTCTGCTGGAATTGCACAGAACAAG ATATTGGCAAAACTGGCATGTGGATTGCATAAACCAAATTGCCAAACGATTTTACCCGAAGCAGCTGTTCCAACCCTTTATTCGACACTTCCAGTGAAAAAAGTCCGAAATCTCGGTGGAAAGTTTGGTGATATCGTGGTTGAATCCCTCGGATGTAACGTTATGGGAGATCTATTGCAATACTCCTTAGAACAATTGCAAAAGCACTTTGATGAAAAAACAGG attttggCTGTACAATATTGCTCGAGGTATAGACGATGAGCCTGTCACTAACAGATTGTTGCCAAAGTCCATTGGAGCATGTAAAAAGTTTCCTGGGAAGCAAGCCATTACTTCGTTGGAAgtg CTAAAGCATTGGGCCGGAGATCTAGCAAAGGAAGTCTGCGAACGGCTTGAAGAAGATTTTGCAGAGAATCAGCGACGCGCGACGTTACTCGTGATCTCTTATCACTACTATCAGAATAGAAGTACTATATCTCAAACGCGTTCGTTTGCTTTGAATTCATATAAATCAGAAAAAATGGCGAGTCAATGCGTGGACGCTATCACCAAATCTACACAGTACCCGGTAGCATTCATGGGCATCTCTGTCACTAAATTTGTACCATCAAAAGAGAGTGGtaactttttgaaattttttcaaagcgCTAAACCGAAAAACGAAGAGATTGTTACTTCAGATTCATTTGGagatgcaataaattttaattcatctaATTCAGAAATGAGTGAAGATTCGTCTTGCATTGTCAATAGTAAAGAAGTTTCTGTATTGAAAACTGAAAGAGAAAAGCTTCAAAAAATCGAAGAatcttctaaaaaatttaacaaaaaatcagtcgcaaagaataataaaagcaCAATGAAAGGAAGTAAGAGAATCGTTAATGACTTAAATGCGAGTGCAGAGGATTCACCTATATCAAAAAGGGTTTCTAAGCTGATCCAAGTGTGCAATGAGCGTGACAAGAACAAGACAAAGAACAAACGTTTATCGGGTatggtaataaataataatgatttccAAGATTCATTCTTTATGAACATATACAAGACTGGAGAGAAGAAATGTTACGATAAAATGGATGGAAGCGCTGATATTGTGCAAGAATCACAGAAATGTAGGAAACAATTGATTGCAGATGAAAAAAACGTTGACGATGAGAACATcgataattacaatatagaTTTAATACAAGAAAATTCTTGTGAAATGCCTTCTACGAGCCACGTGCATACTTGTGTGAATAGCAATAGCGGAGAACTTACCGAGGAGAATAACGAAAGAAATTCCGTGCAAAAATCTTCTGTgcaattacaagaaatatttccaGATTTGAACAATATAGATCGAGACATCCTGTCCCTATTGCCGACCGATTTACAAGAGGAAGCAAAACTGTACATGAAATCGCGACATAGCAAACAGGAGAAGATCAAGATCGCTCAGGAATTGTCAAAGACGGGAAGAGGAAGACCTAGCAAGGCTAAGATCGCAGACAAGAGTGGCAAAAGGCGTAATCCCttgtataatttcttaatcaaAACCAATCCGGACGAACACGATGTACCTTTGGAGCGATGTGCCGAATGCGGTCAAATGATACCTGTGACAAAATTCAGTGAACACGTGGACTTTCACGTGGCGCAAAACCTATACCATGAGATTAACAAGCCTATATCAAGCAAGAACGGAGGAACAAAAAGGAAATGTGAGGACGAAGTTGTCTAA